The DNA sequence TAGTAGTGAGTCGGTTCATTAAGGGAATAAGTCGCAGGGAGATGGTTACGAAAGTGGAGCCGCTGCTTCTTGATGTTTTATATGAACTGCCGCCAATAGTAGTGGGAATTATAATTGACTACTTGAGCAATGAAGATTTGAAAAAGATATCAAAGAATTTGTagtttatatcatttttattaattacattaatgtatattttgtaattaaactgTTGAgctttttgattatttatcattttaaatattcggctatgtaatttaatactccttttttgataattaaagttcattattattttttaataaatttcagatttattttcctctcttataatttttattaattaagaagtCAAACTTAGAAATttgcaaaaatttatctctatcTATATagatcgatatctcgaaaactactGCACGAAACTTAATCAAACATGAATGAAAATTGTTCTTTAAAGTCTTAGCCTTAATTTAAGCCCAACCCCGTTccttaatttcaattatttccaaagttatgaattttttaaatttttattttaaaaatttcaaatttttaaattcacaaaaattaatctgTGTCTATATAGgtcgatatctcgaaaactactGCCCGAAACTTAATCAAACAAAAGTGAAAATTGTTCCTAAAAGTCTTATCTTTAATTTAAGCTCAATCCCGTTcgttaatttcaattatttccaaagccaggaatttttaaaaacactaaattcaaaaaaaaacttcacattataaaataaaataaatttctttccaataattaattattttcatatactTCTGTCTTCTTAATTACTTTATACTGACACCAGAAATAACTTCAAGTATTTAAGAcccaaattatttaaaacataattcttttcaacaaaaattaataataaataacaataatcaaatattaaattaattataaactgattttttattttaaatatgtacaaatttttactaatctattaatatttaaattataatcatttgtTTGAATATATTGCACCGTCTttgatttattacttaaattaaatatatattaatatctaaataacatacataaatttataaattttaacaataaactCTAATAatagacaattaattttaatttaagatttttttaagcgTAATTTGTTGCATTCAAAACAAGCgcgagtttaaatttataaaattactcttattatttttatttaaattgtgcaaatttttaaaattcaatgtcatagtttatttactttaccACAATTAATTACTTGGCACAGACATTATGACAGCAAAAAAAATCGGGTTTAGTACAATAATTCAATGCAATCTACCATTCTCTCgatacgaaaaataataaaaataaaaatcgacaATGAGATGAAGTCTCCAACCGTGAAACACAATCggtgatatattttatattataaatttataaagtcgCGATTTAAGGAAgagtaaaaaatgattttatgttattctatttaaattcacTCCATAGTCAGCAGGAGATCGTCGCCCTCAATTTTGCTGTTCTGATTGACGTctagagtttttatttttcccgctttTGGAGCCTGGACCACCATCTCCATTTTCATGGCTGAGATTACGATAAGCGGAGCGCCTTTTTCTACAGAATCTCCAACTTTTACCCTGATGTCGATTACTGTTCCTGGCATGGGGGCACCGACCTGGTTTTTGTTACTCTTGTCGGCTTTCGGATGAATGTGAAGCTCCTGGAATAATtgtcataaataattagtgatagttcatataaaaaacccgtaaataagaaattaataatttgaattaccTTGACAGCTTCTTTGTCTTTGATAAAAACAGATCTAAGTTGCCCATTCATCTCAAAGAATACTTCCCTTTCACCATTGGGCGTCAGATCTTCGCACATAGCCAGTGTTTTAATACCCAGAGTCTTTCCTTTTTCAATTGTTACATCAAATTCCTCGCCGACTTTCGGACCGGTCAAGAATATCCTCGTCTCTAGTTTGTCAACAGGCCCGAAAGTTTCTTTGAACTTCAAGTAGTCGTTGGTAACTTGAGGGTACAGTGCCGCAGACATGACATCTTTTTCTGTGATGGTAGGATGGGCTTCGCGTAAATCTTTTTCAAGTTTACCGAAGTCCAAAGGTGGTAATGAAGCGCCAGGTCTTCCCTGAACTCGAGGCATATCCTTGAGCACCTTTGACCTCAGCGGTTCAGGGAATCCTCCGTAAGGTTCTCCAATCGCGCCCTGTAGAAACTCGACAACTGACTTAGGAAAAGACAATTCTTCAGCTTTCGCCAGGACATCTTCAGCAGTCAATTTATTCTGCACCATAAATTGAGCAAAGTCACCGACAACTTTTGAACTCGGTGTCACTTTTATAATATCACCCAGCAGCAAATTGGCTTCTCTGTAAGCCTTCTTGACGTCTTCGAAAAATTCTCCAAGACCCAGTGAGTAAGCCTGGAACTGGAGGTTCGTATACTGCCCTCCGGGAATTTCATTGAGATAGACATCAGCGTTACCAGATTTCATGGTCGTCGTGCATTCAAAAGGCGCATAGAGAGTCCTAGTTTGTTCCCAATATGCCGAGTACTCGGAGACATCTTTGAGATCCATGTTTGTATCGTGCGGAGTATCCTGCAGAGAAGCCACGACAGCGCCCATCGATGGCTGACTTGTCATTCCTGACATGCTGTCAACAGCGACGTCGACTACATCAGCACCAGCTTTGGCACAGGCCAGCATTGAGGCGACTCCAGCACCAGCTGTATCATGAGTATGAATGTGAATAGGAACATCAGGTTGTCTTTGACGAATCGCGTCAATAAGCAGACTCGCTGCTTTGGGTTTCAGCAGACCTGCCATGTCCTTGATAGACAGGACATGCGTACCCGCTCTTACTAATTCATCAGCCAGATTTGTGTAATACTTGAGATCATACTTCGTGCGATTCGGGTCGCTTACATCTCCAGTGTAAGAAATAGCTGCCTCCACAACCCCTCCAGCTTTGCCAGCTGCCTCCATTCCTAGTATAAGATTCGGCAAGTAGTTCAAAGAGTCAAAGACCCGGAAAATGTCCATCCCGCACTGGACTGACAGGTCGCAGAACTTGAAAACGACATTGTCCGGGTAGTTGGTGTATCCCACGGCGTTGGCGCCTCGCAGTAGCATTTGAAAGGGTATATTTGGTATCGCTTTACGCATATCTATCAGACGTTCCCATGGACACTCGTGCAAAAATCTCAGAGCGACGTCAAAGGTCGCGCCGCCCCAGTTCTCTAAAGCGTAGAGATTGTTGAATTTGTGCGCGACATACGGAGATATATTCAGCAGATCATGGCTGCGGATTCGCGTCGCCAAAAGTGACTGATGCGCGTCACGGAAGGTCGTGTCCATCAGCAGCAATCCCTTGTGCTCGCGAACCGCTTTCGCAAAACCTTCGGGTCCCTTCTCCAGCAGGATGTGTCTCAAACCTTTTGGCGGCTCCAgtatatctaaattattttgttttgttaattaattggcGATGAGTAATTTACTATGGATTGTTTAGCTTTCAAATGTCCCAGGTTAGATGCGTGCATTTTTAAGCGGATAATGTCTTAgcgaaacataaaataataataataaataataatttatgagtacatttaaaaatactagGCGTACCTGTGATATCTGCGTCTTCTTCATCGAGTGCTCGAAGCTTAGaaaagtctaaaaaaaataattgccaaACGAATGATAAAAGCATGCCGAGTAaacatttaaatgatattgatatttttataataataataataataataataatttactggTGATCGGgacttttatcattttttttatttaacaaaaataaataaaatagtgcaataaaaggatttttttttgttaacacattatttaaataaaaatttaagcagCCTGAGgaagcaaaaaattattcacacataaagaagcaaaaaaataattatttgtaataaaataaaaaagctttCTAGCTCTAATTGGTATTGTTTGGtccgataatttttgaatttcaagtataaaaatataaattgtgaTAACAGTAATAAAGGGACTAGATAAcagtaaataaacaattagcttattaatgataatgataataataacttaccAACAGGAATTTCAGGTATATGCGGTTTTATTTCAGCAGGTTTTAGTTGAGTAGCCAGCGGCGTACTTGGGCCGTTTACTAAAACGGTACCGAGATAATTGAGCAGTTTTTGTGCGCGGTTTTGACTGGGTGTGAATTTGAATAGCTGTGGGTTCTCATCGATGAAATAAGTGTCGACGTTGCCGTTTAGGAATTTTTGATTCTCGAGTACGTTCAGCAGAAAGGGGATATTTGTTTTGACACCGCGAACTCGGAACTCGCGGAGCGCGCGGTTCATTTTGGCGCAAGATGATTGCAAATCAGCTGCATGGGCAATTACTTTTACCAAAAGAGAGTCGTAGTAAGGAGAGATTATAGCTCCTGCGAATGCTGATGCACCGTCGAGACGAATTCCCATTCCTTCGCCGGATCTGAAGACTTCAATACGTCCTGTGTCgggttggaaatttttcgcagGATCTTCAGTCGTTACACGACACTGGATTGCGTATCCCTGGGGTGATATTTTCTCTTGTGTCATTCCTAATTCAGGAAGAGTCATACCCTCGGCAATTCGTATCTGCGACTGCACTAAATCAATCCCAGTTATTTCTTCTGTTACTGTGTGCTCTACCTGAAGCCGCGCATTGACTTCGATGAAGTAAAAGTTTCCTTTGTTGTCAGCCAAAAATTCGACGGTACCGGCATTGGAGTAGCCAACATGTTTCGCTAGTCTGACCGCGTGTTCTGTCATGCGGTCGCGTACTTTGGGATCCAGACGAGGTGCTGGTGCTATTTCTACTACCTTCTGATGACGTCGCTGGACAGAACAGTCCCGCTCGTATAAATGAACGACATTGCCGGCTTTGTCACCCAGCAACTGGACTTCAATATGACGAGGACGCTCGATAAACTTTTCAATAAACATCGCGCCGTTACCAAAAGCAGCTTTGGCTTCTGATGAAGCGCGTTCGAAATTCTCAACAACTTCGTCCATGTTGCGAACGACTCTCATACCACGTCCGCCTCCACCGTAGGCCGCTTTGAAGATCACCGGTAGCCCGTGCTTTTGACAAAACGCCATTGCTTCATCGGAACTGTGAACTGGACCATCTGT is a window from the Microplitis demolitor isolate Queensland-Clemson2020A chromosome 4, iyMicDemo2.1a, whole genome shotgun sequence genome containing:
- the LOC103577444 gene encoding pyruvate carboxylase, mitochondrial isoform X2, with translation MYSAHRACKALTRHRNSLRVLNVNFGTDVQYKPIRSVLVANRGEIAIRVFRACTELGIRSVAIYSEQDKMQMHRQKADEGYIVGRGLPPVQAYLNIPEIIKIAKENGVDAIHPGYGFLSERSDFAQSVVDAGIRFIGPSPRVVQQMGDKVAARQAAIEAGVPIVPGTDGPVHSSDEAMAFCQKHGLPVIFKAAYGGGGRGMRVVRNMDEVVENFERASSEAKAAFGNGAMFIEKFIERPRHIEVQLLGDKAGNVVHLYERDCSVQRRHQKVVEIAPAPRLDPKVRDRMTEHAVRLAKHVGYSNAGTVEFLADNKGNFYFIEVNARLQVEHTVTEEITGIDLVQSQIRIAEGMTLPELGMTQEKISPQGYAIQCRVTTEDPAKNFQPDTGRIEVFRSGEGMGIRLDGASAFAGAIISPYYDSLLVKVIAHAADLQSSCAKMNRALREFRVRGVKTNIPFLLNVLENQKFLNGNVDTYFIDENPQLFKFTPSQNRAQKLLNYLGTVLVNGPSTPLATQLKPAEIKPHIPEIPVDILEPPKGLRHILLEKGPEGFAKAVREHKGLLLMDTTFRDAHQSLLATRIRSHDLLNISPYVAHKFNNLYALENWGGATFDVALRFLHECPWERLIDMRKAIPNIPFQMLLRGANAVGYTNYPDNVVFKFCDLSVQCGMDIFRVFDSLNYLPNLILGMEAAGKAGGVVEAAISYTGDVSDPNRTKYDLKYYTNLADELVRAGTHVLSIKDMAGLLKPKAASLLIDAIRQRQPDVPIHIHTHDTAGAGVASMLACAKAGADVVDVAVDSMSGMTSQPSMGAVVASLQDTPHDTNMDLKDVSEYSAYWEQTRTLYAPFECTTTMKSGNADVYLNEIPGGQYTNLQFQAYSLGLGEFFEDVKKAYREANLLLGDIIKVTPSSKVVGDFAQFMVQNKLTAEDVLAKAEELSFPKSVVEFLQGAIGEPYGGFPEPLRSKVLKDMPRVQGRPGASLPPLDFGKLEKDLREAHPTITEKDVMSAALYPQVTNDYLKFKETFGPVDKLETRIFLTGPKVGEEFDVTIEKGKTLGIKTLAMCEDLTPNGEREVFFEMNGQLRSVFIKDKEAVKELHIHPKADKSNKNQVGAPMPGTVIDIRVKVGDSVEKGAPLIVISAMKMEMVVQAPKAGKIKTLDVNQNSKIEGDDLLLTME
- the LOC103577444 gene encoding pyruvate carboxylase, mitochondrial isoform X1, with translation MYSAHRACKALTRHRNSLRVLNVNFGTDVQYKPIRSVLVANRGEIAIRVFRACTELGIRSVAIYSEQDKMQMHRQKADEGYIVGRGLPPVQAYLNIPEIIKIAKENGVDAIHPGYGFLSERSDFAQSVVDAGIRFIGPSPRVVQQMGDKVAARQAAIEAGVPIVPGTDGPVHSSDEAMAFCQKHGLPVIFKAAYGGGGRGMRVVRNMDEVVENFERASSEAKAAFGNGAMFIEKFIERPRHIEVQLLGDKAGNVVHLYERDCSVQRRHQKVVEIAPAPRLDPKVRDRMTEHAVRLAKHVGYSNAGTVEFLADNKGNFYFIEVNARLQVEHTVTEEITGIDLVQSQIRIAEGMTLPELGMTQEKISPQGYAIQCRVTTEDPAKNFQPDTGRIEVFRSGEGMGIRLDGASAFAGAIISPYYDSLLVKVIAHAADLQSSCAKMNRALREFRVRGVKTNIPFLLNVLENQKFLNGNVDTYFIDENPQLFKFTPSQNRAQKLLNYLGTVLVNGPSTPLATQLKPAEIKPHIPEIPVDFSKLRALDEEDADITDILEPPKGLRHILLEKGPEGFAKAVREHKGLLLMDTTFRDAHQSLLATRIRSHDLLNISPYVAHKFNNLYALENWGGATFDVALRFLHECPWERLIDMRKAIPNIPFQMLLRGANAVGYTNYPDNVVFKFCDLSVQCGMDIFRVFDSLNYLPNLILGMEAAGKAGGVVEAAISYTGDVSDPNRTKYDLKYYTNLADELVRAGTHVLSIKDMAGLLKPKAASLLIDAIRQRQPDVPIHIHTHDTAGAGVASMLACAKAGADVVDVAVDSMSGMTSQPSMGAVVASLQDTPHDTNMDLKDVSEYSAYWEQTRTLYAPFECTTTMKSGNADVYLNEIPGGQYTNLQFQAYSLGLGEFFEDVKKAYREANLLLGDIIKVTPSSKVVGDFAQFMVQNKLTAEDVLAKAEELSFPKSVVEFLQGAIGEPYGGFPEPLRSKVLKDMPRVQGRPGASLPPLDFGKLEKDLREAHPTITEKDVMSAALYPQVTNDYLKFKETFGPVDKLETRIFLTGPKVGEEFDVTIEKGKTLGIKTLAMCEDLTPNGEREVFFEMNGQLRSVFIKDKEAVKELHIHPKADKSNKNQVGAPMPGTVIDIRVKVGDSVEKGAPLIVISAMKMEMVVQAPKAGKIKTLDVNQNSKIEGDDLLLTME